The following DNA comes from Luteimonas galliterrae.
CGGACTACTGGACTCACCGCGCCATGGTCGCCTACGACTTCAACCGCAATTTCGCGCTGCAATTGAACGTGAGCAACCTGCTGGACGAGGAGTACTACCTGCGCATCCGCAACAACGGCTGGGCCACGCCGGGCGAAGCGCGCGCGGCCACGCTGACGGCCACGTACCGGTTCTGAGGCAAAATGGCGCGCCGCCCCTCCGCGGCGCGCCGTCCCGGGAAAACGCCATGCTGCTGCCGATCGCCAACGTCCTGACCGCCGAGCAAGTGGCGCATTGCCGCGCGCGGCTGGAAAGCGCGGATTGGGCGGACGGCCGCATCACCGCCGGCCACCAATCGGCCAAGGCCAAGGACAACGCGCAGCTGCCCGAGGATTCGGAAGTGGCGCGCGAATTGGGTGCGATCGTTCTGGAGGCGTTGTCGCGCAATAGCACCTTCTTCTCCGCGGCGTTGCCCAAGCGCGTGTTCCCGCCGTTGTTCAACCGTTATGCCGGCGGGCAATCGTTCGATTACCACGTCGACAACGCCATCCGCTACGACCGCAGCGGCGGCCGCGCCGAAGCGCTGCGCACGGATCTATCGGCGACGCTCTTCCTGAGCGCGCCCGAAGACTACGACGGCGGCGAACTGGTGATCGAAGACACCTTCGGCACGCAGAGCGTCAAATTGGCCGCAGGCGATCTGGTGCTGTATCCGGGCACGAGTTTGCACAAGGTGTTGCCGGTGACGCGCGGCGCGCGGTTGGCGTCCTTCTTCTGGATCCAAAGCATGCTGCGCGAAGATGCGCAGCGGCGGCTCATGTTCGAGCTGGACGTCTCGATCCGCCGGTTGACCCAATCGGTGCCCGAGCATCCTGCGCTGGTGCAGCTCACCGGGGTGTACCACAACCTGCTGCGGCGCTGGGCCGAACCGTGAGCGACGCCTCCCGCTCCGCGGATAGCGCGATCAGCGGCCAGCAACGTCGCGGTTTTTGGTTGCGCACCCTGCATCAATGGCACTGGATCAGCTCTGCGGTATGCCTGATCGGCATGCTGCTGTTCGCGGTCACCGGCATCACGCTGAACCATGCGTCCAAGATCGAGTCCGAACCGCAGGTCGAGCATCGCACGCTGACGCTGCCCGCGCCGTTGCTGGAGTCGCTTGGCGAACGCAAGCAAGGCAATGCGCCGCTGCCGGCAGGCGTGGTCGCATGGCTCGCCGAGCAGTTGGGCACCAGCGTCGACGCGCGCGATGCGGAATGGTCGGCCGATGAAGTGTACCTATCGATGCCCGGCCCCGGCACCGATGCCTGGATCAGCATCCAACGCGGCGACGGCGCGGTCGAGTTCGAACGCACGGACCGCGGCTGGATATCTTACTTCAACGATCTGCACAAAGGCCGCAATTCCGGGCCGGCATGGGGCTGGTTCATTGATGTATTCGCTGTGGCCTGCCTGGTCTTCTGCATCACCGGCTTGTTCCTGCTGCAACTGCATGCGCGGCAGCGGCGCATGACCTGGCCTTATGTGGGGCTGGGATTGGTGATACCGGTGTTGCTTGCTCTGCTTTTCATCCACTGATCCTTCGACCGAGAAACCGATATGCGAGCCAAACTGACGATCGCGCTGGGCACCCTGCTGGCCATGCCGGTCTATGCCGCCGAGCTGGAGATCAACGTCGAGATCCCGCGCATCAACGCCGCCGAGTACCATCGCCCCTACGTCGCGATGTGGGTCGAAGGCGCGGACCAGAAAGCCGCGGCCAACCTGGCGGTCTGGTACATGACCAAGGACACCAAGGAAGGCCACGGCACCAAGTGGCTGCCCGACCTGCGCCAATGGTGGCGGCGTTCGGGACGCACTTTGAAGGTGCCGGTCGATGGCGTGACCGGCCCCACGCGTCCGGCAGGCAAGCACGCACTCAAATTCGACGACAAGCAGCCCGAGCTCGCCAAGCTCGCGCCCGGCAACTACACGCTGGTGGTGGAAGCCGCGCGCGAAGTCGGCGGGCGCGAATTGCTGAAAATTCCTTTCGTCTGGCCGATCAAGGCGCCGCAATCGGGCAAGGCGCAAGGCAGCAGCGAACTGGGCGCAATCACGCTCGCAGCCAAACCCTGACCGACACGACATCTACCGACATCATTCGCATCCGCTGGAGTCATCGATGAAACGTTCCAAGCTCGCAATCGCTTTCGCCCTGGCCACGCTGCCGTTCGCCGCGATGGCGCACAAAGCTTGGCTGCAGCCTTCGCAAACCGTGATCGCAGGCGAGAACCCGGTCGTCACCGTCGACGCCGCGGTGTCCAACGACTTGTTCTATTTCAACCATGTGCCGTTGAAGCTGGACAACTTGTCCATCGTCGCGCCGGACGGCAGCAAGCAAGCGCCATCCAATCCTGCGACCGGCAAGTACCGCAGCGTGTTCGACGTCGAATTGAAGCAGACCGGCACCTACCGCATCGGCGTGATCAACGACTACGCCACCGCAAGCTGGGAAGAGAACGGACAGCCCAAGCGCTGGCGCGGCACGCCGGCGACGTTCGCCGCCGAAGTGCCCAAGAACGCCAAGGGTTTGCAGGTGGGCCAATCGGTCAGCCGCGTCGAAACCTTCGTCACCAACGGCTCGCCCAACGACACCGCGATCAAGCCGAGCGGCAATGGGCTTGAAATGGTGCCGGTAACGCACCCCAACGACCTGTTCGCGAAGGAAGAGGCCAAGTTCCGCTTGGAGATCGACGGCAAGCCGGCAGCCGGCCTGGACGTGCAGATCATCCGCGGCGGCACGCGTTACCGCAATGCGCAGGACGAAATCAAGCTCAAGACCGACGCCAACGGCGAATTCGCCGTGACCTGGCCGGAACCGGGCATGTACTGGCTCGAAGCGACGTCGCAGGACGACAAGGTCACCGTGCCGGGCGCGAAGCAGCGCCGCCTGGGTTACGTGGCCACGCTCGAAGTGTTGCCGCAGTAGGCGGCAACATCAGCCTGCAGGCGCCCTCGCCCCGGAATGCCGGGCGAGGGAATGCATGAACCGATGAATTCTGCGATCTCCTCCACCGCTGCGCCGCCCGCCATCGATACGCTGGCCGGCGAAACCATGGGCACCACCTGGTCGATCAGGCTCGTCGCGCCGCACGCATCCATGCACGCGCTGCACGATGGCGTACAAATGCAGTTGGACCGGGTGGTGTCGCAGATGAGCACGTGGCGAGACGATTCGGATTTGAGCGGCTTCAATCGCGCCGCAGCCGGCAGTTGGGTTCTCCTGCCCGAAGCGCTGTTCGCGGTGTTGAGTTGCGCGCTGGGCATCGCCGAAGCCAGCGGCGGCGCTTTCGATCCGACAGTCGGTCCATTGGTCGACCTGTGGGGCTTCGGACCGCAAGGCCGCAGATCGGGCATTCCGGATGCAGCGGAACTTGCGGCGGCCAGCGCGAAGATCGGCTGGCACCGTCTCGCGTTGCGGCCCGATTCGCGCGAAGCCTTGCAGCCCGGCGGCGTGCAAGTCGATTTGTCGGCGATCGCAAAAGGCTATGCCGTCGACCTGCTAGCGAAGGATCTGCGGCAGCGCGGAATCGAAAACGCCTTGGTCGAAGTCGGCGGAGAGCTGTATGGCTACGGCTGCAAGCCCGATGGAACCCCCTGGCGCGTGCTGGTCGAAACCGATCCGGACCGCGACGATGAAGTTCCCCACATCCTCCGGCTATCCGGCAAGGCCGTGGCCACGTCCGGCGACCGTTGGCACCGTTACGAAAACGAAGGCCGCGAGTATGCGCACACCCTCGATCCGCGGACCGGCAAACCGGTTGAACGCGCGCCGGTGGCGGTCACCGTCGTCGCCGACGATGCCATGCGCGCCGATGCCTGGGCCACGGCGCTGACCGTGATGGGCGCCGAAGC
Coding sequences within:
- a CDS encoding DUF2271 domain-containing protein — translated: MRAKLTIALGTLLAMPVYAAELEINVEIPRINAAEYHRPYVAMWVEGADQKAAANLAVWYMTKDTKEGHGTKWLPDLRQWWRRSGRTLKVPVDGVTGPTRPAGKHALKFDDKQPELAKLAPGNYTLVVEAAREVGGRELLKIPFVWPIKAPQSGKAQGSSELGAITLAAKP
- a CDS encoding FAD:protein FMN transferase, which produces MNSAISSTAAPPAIDTLAGETMGTTWSIRLVAPHASMHALHDGVQMQLDRVVSQMSTWRDDSDLSGFNRAAAGSWVLLPEALFAVLSCALGIAEASGGAFDPTVGPLVDLWGFGPQGRRSGIPDAAELAAASAKIGWHRLALRPDSREALQPGGVQVDLSAIAKGYAVDLLAKDLRQRGIENALVEVGGELYGYGCKPDGTPWRVLVETDPDRDDEVPHILRLSGKAVATSGDRWHRYENEGREYAHTLDPRTGKPVERAPVAVTVVADDAMRADAWATALTVMGAEAGLAFARKNSLAARFVAHGEAATATPQFESYVDA
- a CDS encoding DUF4198 domain-containing protein, with translation MKRSKLAIAFALATLPFAAMAHKAWLQPSQTVIAGENPVVTVDAAVSNDLFYFNHVPLKLDNLSIVAPDGSKQAPSNPATGKYRSVFDVELKQTGTYRIGVINDYATASWEENGQPKRWRGTPATFAAEVPKNAKGLQVGQSVSRVETFVTNGSPNDTAIKPSGNGLEMVPVTHPNDLFAKEEAKFRLEIDGKPAAGLDVQIIRGGTRYRNAQDEIKLKTDANGEFAVTWPEPGMYWLEATSQDDKVTVPGAKQRRLGYVATLEVLPQ
- a CDS encoding Fe2+-dependent dioxygenase — translated: MLLPIANVLTAEQVAHCRARLESADWADGRITAGHQSAKAKDNAQLPEDSEVARELGAIVLEALSRNSTFFSAALPKRVFPPLFNRYAGGQSFDYHVDNAIRYDRSGGRAEALRTDLSATLFLSAPEDYDGGELVIEDTFGTQSVKLAAGDLVLYPGTSLHKVLPVTRGARLASFFWIQSMLREDAQRRLMFELDVSIRRLTQSVPEHPALVQLTGVYHNLLRRWAEP
- a CDS encoding PepSY-associated TM helix domain-containing protein, with the translated sequence MSDASRSADSAISGQQRRGFWLRTLHQWHWISSAVCLIGMLLFAVTGITLNHASKIESEPQVEHRTLTLPAPLLESLGERKQGNAPLPAGVVAWLAEQLGTSVDARDAEWSADEVYLSMPGPGTDAWISIQRGDGAVEFERTDRGWISYFNDLHKGRNSGPAWGWFIDVFAVACLVFCITGLFLLQLHARQRRMTWPYVGLGLVIPVLLALLFIH